DNA from Parageobacillus thermoglucosidasius:
TTGTTTGGGCGTTTTATTTAATCGCCTTTTTCCCGGGCGCGATGACAGCGGATTCGATATTTCAGTGGGAACAAGCCCATACCGGAAAATTCAATGACTGGCATCCGCTCATGTACACACTTTTTATTATGCTAGTAACATCGGTATGGGACTCTCCGGCCGCAATCGGAATCGCGCAAATCATCATTATTTCGCTTGTTATTGGCTATTGCCTGTTCGAATTAGAAAAAGCAGGGGCGCCGAAATGGGCGGTTTGGGCTGTTTCCATTTTATTTGCCGTCAGCCCGATCAACGGCATTTATTCCATCACCGTCTGGAAAGATATTTTATACAGCACGTTTATTTTGCTGTTTACAACGCTAATAGGCAAACTTATTATGACAAATGGAGATTGGCTGAAGCGGTTTCCAGCTTTTATCTTTTTTACAGTCACCGCATTAGGAGTTGTTTTTTTCCGGCATAACGGATTTGTTGTCTGTTTAGCAACGCTGATCATATTATCCGCGGCGTTCCGCCATCTCTGGAAACAATGGCTTCTCGTCCTTTCGCTGGTAGTGGCCATTCATTATGCCGTCACAGGCCCTTTATTTGCCTATTTGAAAGTGACGCCGTCTGATCCAAATGAAGCGTTAAGCATTCCAACCCAGCAAATCGCCCGCGTTATCACGTATAATGGAAAAATGACCGAGCAGCAAGCCGAATATATCCATAAAATCATGCCATTAGACTTATGGAAAAAATTATACAATCCTTACTTGACTGATCCGATTAAATTTTCCCGCCACTATAATAGGCAAGCAATTTTTCCGGATCATCTTTCCACTTACTTGCAAACATGGTGGGAAATTTGCCGGCAAAATCCTCGACTCGTGATCGAGGCGATGGCCAAGCAAACTTCCCTCGTCTGGCAAATGAACGAACCGAAGGATGGATACACGTCCATGTTCGTTACCAACGTTTTTTACGGAAACAAATTCGGCTTAAAAAACGAAGTAATTTTTCAGCCAATCACTAAAACAGTCGGGACATACTTAAAATGGTCGGAAACGGCAGGCAAACCGTTTATTTGGCGTCCGGCAGTATATATGTTTTTCATCATTTTATTCACATTTATTGCCTTTTTGCGGAACGACCGGAAAGCATTGCTTCTTCCGATTGCTGTGCTTCTCAACATCGGGACCGTATTTATCGCTTTGCCGGCGCAAGATTTCCGTTACTTATATTCCAATTCCCTCGTATTCTTTATCGCGTTTTTATTTGCCTTGGTTTCGTACCGCAACGATGGCAATACGCTCTCACAAAAAAGATAAAAGCAGAGCAGCGTTACATCAAGGCAGCTGTCTGATGCCTCAGCTTACGCGGGAATCATGGCGAAAATCCTGTTACCTGTTTGCGTATGCATAACAGCTAAAACACTTTCCGCAAACAGAATATACAATCACAGCAGCAAAAAAGGAGAGTTCCGGCTAAACGGTACTCTCCTTTTCTACTATACTTTTCTGGCCTTCAGGCAAACTGCTGCTAACAAGCAGTACGCCAAGCCCCCCCAACGAGAGAAAGTGGGGCCCCTTTGCGCAAATCAAACGCACCCTCGGATAATGACAAATTCTGCATCTTTGTATACAATATGTTTATGCCTATATTGATACATATGGGGGACTTGTTGATGATGTATAAAAGCAATCCGCTTAAGGAAATTGTTCATCCGAAAACCGCGTTTGCCCAGCTCAAAGAGGCGGAACGGGTGAAACATGTGGCGATCGCCGTTCTGATTTTATTATTTGCCAGCGTTGTTCTTTCATTGCTGCGGGCGTATTTCGGCATCGGCACAGAAGAGTTGACAAAGCATCTCGGCCGATACACAAGCGAGCAATTTGCTTTCGCGCAGCTTTTATTCGCGTCTGGCCACGTGTTGGGCGGCCTATTCGTTCCTCTATTATTTTTGTTCATCTCTTCTATCATCTATTATTTGTTTTTTGAGATGGATTTCGCGAAACTATTAACGATCCAGCTGCCGGTTTTGCTCATCTTCTTGATTGAAGATATTGTTCTTTTTCCGTTACAGCTGTTTTTCGGCGTGAAAGATCTGTTTTCCCCGTTTTCCCTTGGCGTGTGGGGGCCTTACATAACGAAACATGCCTTTATATGGGCGCTGTTGCGAAACGTTTCCGTCTTTTCGGTCTGGGCGGTATCGCTGCAAATCATCGCTCTCCGCACCTTGACGGAAAAACCGGTTCAACGCATCGCAATGATCGTCATCACCGTCTACCTCTTTTTCGCTTTACTAATAACGGCGTGCACAGAATTTCCGTTCAGCGGATCATAATGAAAGGCAGGAATAGCGATGAAACGATGGAAGCGATATATATTCCTTGTCATCGTATTATGCATATGCGCGAACTTTTATATGTTGTTCCATGAACATAGTAAAATTCCAAAATCGGTTTATGTGAACGAACGGACAAAACCGGAGAAAACGACCATCAAAGAAACCGTCCGCACTGGCGGCTTCACCGCGCCGGCAGAGCGGAAATTCGTTTACTACGATCCTCAGCTCGGCGTCATTGATGAAATTCTTGTCGCCAAAGGGCAAGAAGTGCAAGCCGGCACACCGCTGATCCGCTACGCGGACGCGGACATCGATCGCGAGATTCAGCGAATTGCCCTGAAAAAAGAACAATTACATGCGCAAATCGAACAGCTTGCCAAAGATATCGATCATTATACAACACTGTCTTCTTCGGACGAAGAAGAAGACAGCATGAAAATACAGTGGGAAGAAAAAGCGAGAGAAGCGGAGCGGGAAAAAACGCTGCTCGAATGGAAAATAAAGGAATATGAGGAGCAACAAAATGAACTAACAGAGAAAAAAGACGAACTGGTCGTGGAAAGCAAAACGGCCGGCATCATCGAAGAAATCAGCTATGACAAGTCGAAACCGCTGATCACTATCGCTTCTCCTTCCGCCATCGTGCGCGGAAAAGCGAAAGAAGGGACTATCGAAAAACTCGCTATCGGGCAGGCGGCGGTTGTCCGCGTCCCGAACGAAAAAGAATCCTTTGCCGGCACGATTGCCGACATCGGCAAAATTCCGGTCAAGGAAGCGAGCTTTCAAGAAAAAAGCGAATATCCGTTTACTGTGCAGCTGAACGAACAGCCGAAACAACTTCCTTTCGGATATCACGTAAACATCACGGTCGTGACAAAAGAAAAAAGCGGGGCGATCACCATCCCTGCCGAAGCGGTATGGCGGGAAAAAACAAAATCGTTCGTCTATGTCATTCATAACGGAAAACTGGAAAAACGGAAGGTGACGCTTGGAATCGCACATGGAGAAAAACAAGAAATCGAGCAAGGTCTCCGTGAAAACGAATATATCGTATCCCATCCGGCAAAACAGATGAAACGCGGAATGGACGTCATTGTTCCATTGGATCTGGAAAAGCCAACAAAAGAAACAATCAAGCAATTATCGAAATGGGACATCGTCAAGCACTTCCTTGATGGGTTTTTCCGTTCGTTCCATAGCTGAACACCTTCCTTAAAAAAACCGGCCTCTTCCTCCGCAAACGCGGAAAAGGCCGGTTTCCGTTTATGCCGTTAAGGCACAAAGGCGAGGCACGCGGTTACAGTATTCCCGCATCAGCTTGCTGATAAAAAATGCTGGCCGGCCAGCGCCCGTCCGGATTCATGGGCGCGGCCAGCCAAATGCACCATAACGATGCTTTTATACGAAAACCTCTTCCCCTAAAATTTCTGGAAGTTGAAGGATTTCGAAAACGTTCATGACATCTTGTTGAACGTCCGATATCGTAACCTTTATCCCTTTTTCTTTCAGGCGTTGGACCATATTCATTAATAAGCCCATTCCCGTTGAATCGACAAACTGGATACCGGCAAAGTTAAGATTGACCATCCGGTATTTTTCCAGATGCGGAATCAGTTCTTCTTCGATGATCTCTGTTCCATCTATATCTAAATCCCCGACTAATTTTACCTCTAGATATTCGTCGCTTTCATGCAAAGAATATTCCATCCTATCACCTTCTCCCTCTTTTACTCGAACACAATCCGGTCATCCTGATCTAGACGCGCGGACACATAATGTCTCGTTTCTTTTAATGTATATTTCGCGTTTCCGATTTTCAGGACTGTTCCTTCCATCGCCTTATTAATTCTAATTTTTTGATCACGCGGAACGGCAATGACCGTTGATATTCCCCGTTCCGATCCTGTTTCGTTAATTTCGGCTCCCAATCCTCCATACACTTCTCCGCCGCGGACGATGCCATTGATTTTTAATGCACCGCCGGCATGAATCTTCGTATTAATGCATCCTCCCTTGCCAGTGACAAACACATCGCCGCCGCAATAAATCCGGCTATTGAGGGCGCTCGGGATAGAGATATAAGAATCCGGTTCGGCGGGAGACACACTGGCTTTATGAAGTTCTTTCATTTTTTGCGATAATTGAATCATCCATTCGAGAGAAATCACTTCATTGGTTAAAGACAAGAAAAGCTTTGTCAAAGAATCCGCGATTTCCTTCCATCCGTCATCTTCTAAATCATTTTCTCCATTTCTAACCATCTCCACGTATTTTTTGACGAATGGCGGAAAGCTCTGAAACTTTTTCTCCAGCAATATCCGGATTAATGGCTGCAGACCGCCTCTGGAAAAATCGTTAGATTTAAAAGCAGGAGATTGGAGAAGCTGGCGGATCACACCGATCATTTTTTCCATGTTTTGCTGGATAATGCCAAGCAAATTTCCCAATTCCGCCACTAACATATTATGTTTTCCCGCGGAAATTTCCGAACTGATAATATTGCTATAGGAAACGATCGCCCCGGAAGCAATAAGTGAAGCCATATTGACGGTTTGATGAACAATGATATCTCCTTTTGCTTCGACAACCATGTTTTTCTCCACTTCGCCGAATATCTCGACATCCCCTGTAAAACGGATATTGCCAGACGATAAATCGACATTCCCGGGATGAGTTAATTTGGGCATAACGGAAACCTTTACAAGACGTCCTTTTTGTTTTACTTGCGGGCGCCCGGATTCCGTCGCAACGATCTTGCCGTCGACCTCCATGATTCCTCTTCCTGCTTGGAGAACTACAGGATAAGCTGGCTCGGGCGGGATAGGTTCATTGGTGACCGTTACTCCCGGCTGGCCAGGCACAGGCGGATGAATGGTCGCGATCACTTGCCCTCTGTCAACTGATGGAATGGTCCGGATTTCCCGGTAATCGACTTTTCCATCTTCATTGGCAATCGGACCGTTGTGGGATTGTAAATCGACATTCAGTTCAATCCAGCCATTTTTGCCATCTTTGGCGCTTACGCCGGCCGCAATTTCGTAAGTGCCCGGTTCTTTCGCCTCAAGGGCTTTCACGATCTGTTCTTGACGAATAAATTGATGTGCCACTTGCAGCGATTCTAACTTTTGCATTACGTCAGCATAACTTAGCGTGTTATAAACTTCCTTATATTCTTCAACAACCAGCTCAATGTGCTGGCTTGGTTCGATATCCGGCAGTTTGCGGGTGATTTTATAACCGGGTTCCACATATAAAAACACTTTTAATTTTTTCTCGTCCATCCAAACTTTCCATTTTGTATCCTTTTTTTCGTTTTCCACTTTTATTTCGTACACATCATTTTCTGTCACAATCGTCGTTTTTTCTTTCACCAGTTCATGATTGCGGTATAATTTTACTCCTTCGCCAATCGTTACTGTCGGAAAATGAGTCGGGGACGTTTTGCAAAACAACGCTCCATTCTTAACCCACGCTTTGCCGACAAGAGCGTCCGGTTCCTTTGTGCCAATCTGATGTTCGCCTTCGTGTTCCCGCTCCGGCAAAAAGCCAGATAGTACAGCAACTTCTTCCATATTTATTTCCGAAACCGCTTGCTCGATTACATCATTTTTGTCAGGAGCCTGCTGCGCCTCAGCCGCTTCCAGCTTCGTCAGTTTCACAATCGCTGGTTTCGCGCCGATGCCTAAAAAACCTTTCGTTTCAGTCTGAATAATTTCAATACTGACCTTTTCTTTTTCCGTTCCCAATAACTTTAAGCCAAGTTCAATCGCTTCGTTAATATCTTTCCCTTTTGCAACAATACTTTGCATGGGCACCCCTCCCTTTCACTGATCATAGGGAAATTTAAGCGGTTAATATCCATTTTTTTGTCTGCTTACCTTTAAAAGGACCATCGTTATATCATCTTTTTGCGGAACGCCTTGCGTAAATTGGTGGATGGAGTCCATCACGCTTCTTTCAATTTCGCCGACACTTTTTTCATGGTTTTCCAATAATGTTTGTACCAGCCGTTCCAATTTATATTGCTCTCCATCTTTATTTTGTGCTTCCACAATCCCGTCCGTATAAAAAAATATAATATCTTGCTCATCTAATTGTATCGACATCTCTTTATACACTTGGTCAGGAAGCCCGCCCAGCATAATTCCACTGACTTTTGGCAGTTCTTTTATCGTTTTGTCCCGGCCATTAATATAAAGAGGAAGGTGATGTCCCGCACTGGCGTATGTAAAAATGCCCGTTTTCGGGTCGTAATCCGCACAAATCAGTGTCACAAATGATTTCAATGTCCGCAAATCTTCGTACAATGCCTGGTTCATAGATGTTAAGGTTTCTGCCGGACTGTCCGTGATTTCCGCCACTCTCCGGAAAGCGTCGCGAGTTAAAATCATAAGCATCGCCGCTGGGATTCCTTTTCCCATAACATCCCCGACGACAATTCGTATCTTTCCGTTCACTAAAGGATAAAAATCGTAATAATCTCCCCCAATTAATCTTGCGGGAAGGGAGGAACCGATGACCTCCCCTCCCTCAAACTCTGGGGTCTTTCCGTTTAACAGCTGCATTTGTATGTTCCGGGCCAGGTTAATTTCCCGTTGCAAAGTCTTATCCATGTTATCCATGATCTGCTGGTTGTCTATGACCCTCTCTCGCTGGGTAAAAGTCGGGCGGTACTTATACATTAGTTAACCTCTCCTTGCATAGCTTCTAAAATTTGGTACAAACCAACCGTTTCAAAAACATTATCGGTTAATTCGTCCATGCCTTGAAGTTTCAATTTGAAATGTTTTTCTTGCGATAAATAAATTGCGTTCAGAATCGTGCCAATCCCCGTGGAATCAATCAATTCCAAGTCAGACAAATCAAAAATTAGAGTTTCGATATGATCAATCTCTTTTAAATAAGAAGCTATGACATGCACCGTTGAAATATCTAAAACTCCTTTAACTTTAAGAATCAACGTTTTCCCTTTTACTTTTTTGTTCACTGTCAGCGACATAGGCATCTCCTCTCATGAAAGTTTAAATTTGTCCATACAATCAAGCGACGGGTTGGATATTTCCGATCATTCTCTTGCCTGTCCGTGCGATGCCCACGGCAAATCCGGCAATCTCTGTGGCCGCCGTTGTCTGCTCCTTCGCCATTTTCCCGTTCCTTCTGCTTTTTCGCTGATGTTTCCGCTATTTCATCTTGCTTATATAGCCCGGCGATCATTTCAGCGAAACATGGAACAAATATTCAAAAGCCAGCTCCCAGCAGCAAAATCCCGTTAAACGTTATCCGGCATTCCCCAACTGATCCCGATTCTTTTTATGGATATCAAAACTAAGAATTAAGACAGAGCCTTTTGGCGACGTAAACAATAACACGCGTTTCGCTATTGTCATCATCAGCGTAAAGCCTTGTCCCAAAGATTTTTTTGTTGAATATCCGGCTAAAAGCGTTTTTTTCGGCAAATCTTTTAAAGCAAATCCCGGTCCCTTATCCTCGATGACAAACCGTATTTCATTGTTCTTTTCGTCCTTGAGAATCGTCATCGTTCCTTCTTCTGCATGTTTTATCGCATTTGTAATAGCTTCTGATAACACTAACAGCCATCTCATGATCGTGGGTTGGCTCAATCCTTCTGATTCAAGCTTTTCTTTCGCCAGATTGCGGCAAATTGGTATATCGGAACGATCTTTCACCCTTCCTTCGCATAGCACGATTCCTTCTTTATATTTGCTTACTTCTTCTTCGGTAAGAAGCAAGAACTTCCCCTGTGTCGCAGCAAACATCACATCCCGGTAAACTTCCCATTGCCCTCCGCAACAGCAAGCGTCAATCTCTTGTTCCTCCGCCGCATCAGATGAGGAAAACAGCTCGTCCTTGAACATATCATAGGCCTTTAACATGGCGTTTTGTATATCAGGCCGAACGTCTAAACGTTTAATTTGGTACGGTATATCTTGTTTTTGTTCACTCCACTTTAACATTAGTTCACTCAAATAAAGAATACATTCGCCTTTATTTTCACTATCCGGATTTGTAAAAGATGGTTTCGATAGTGAAAGATAGAATAAAAAATCCCCTTCATCTTTATTGCAGCCGAGATACTGGCTTAATTTCTTCCCGAGAAAACCTCTTTTCGTCATAAAGCTAAGTTCCGAATAAGATAAGTCGGTCGGGAGAGATGGGGCCAAAAAACCAGATTTTTTATCAACATCTTTAAATTTATCGATTAGCCTCCTCAATGGAAGAACCCCCCGCAAGATTCCTGGAGGGGGCATGATGGGAATCTTATCGACAAACGCCCCCGGTGGTTGAGTCATTAAGGAAAGCAAATATTTCCCAATCCCTTTGCCGGAACCTGTTATGGCTACCGCCAGCCGACAATGTTTTTCCATACTTCTGCTCCTTTTCCGGACCGTAGTCTCATATAGCTCTGGCAAAACTTCAGCAGTTTTGGGTTAATCTTTTTTTGGAAAATAAGGATTTGCCATCTGTAATCTCTCCAAAAAATCCATCTTATCGAAATGAAAGAAAAATAATATCAGTAAAAAAGCTTAAAAATTTGTTTAATATACCATCTTTTTTAATATAAGTAAATTATTAATAGTTTACTGGGTCTTTTTTCATGCTGTTTTTTAATTATTTCCCCCTTATAAAATATGTCTTTCTACTTATTATATCGGCAAATTATAGGATTTTTTTATTATAAGCAAACATTTTTTTAAATAAAAAGACATAGGTCAATGTATCTAGATGTACCCTGAACAATAATATATAAAATTTTTGTATAAATTATGAATAAAAGTGCCTTTTTATGCAGCAAACAACACCGGAAACGGTGAAACATGTCTTTATCCCGATGGAACAGCATTTAACTGAGGAGGCAAGCGCCAAGAATCCTACCGTTTTTTATGCATGTGGGCGCAATCATATGCAAAATCGGAAAGGGCTGCGCACCATTTTTTTAACGGAAATTGAAATGCTGCGTGCGCGGAGACAAAGCATTCGGGCCTCCAAAAATGATGGCGTATACACTGTTTCCCAAGAAAA
Protein-coding regions in this window:
- a CDS encoding DUF6020 family protein; amino-acid sequence: MLKNGIFSAIAALASAICTVLFFSPIHWNILAEGGILFLLLFAAYYIVLRNKTRFVAPLSRSKRWAAGLFMLLFPLFAVISMKGEQTHLQHSPLAAKFVIYIGTYVSIIMLTLFIVSLILSVTPDRPDPGKKWGYIFVYALPPLIVWAFYLIAFFPGAMTADSIFQWEQAHTGKFNDWHPLMYTLFIMLVTSVWDSPAAIGIAQIIIISLVIGYCLFELEKAGAPKWAVWAVSILFAVSPINGIYSITVWKDILYSTFILLFTTLIGKLIMTNGDWLKRFPAFIFFTVTALGVVFFRHNGFVVCLATLIILSAAFRHLWKQWLLVLSLVVAIHYAVTGPLFAYLKVTPSDPNEALSIPTQQIARVITYNGKMTEQQAEYIHKIMPLDLWKKLYNPYLTDPIKFSRHYNRQAIFPDHLSTYLQTWWEICRQNPRLVIEAMAKQTSLVWQMNEPKDGYTSMFVTNVFYGNKFGLKNEVIFQPITKTVGTYLKWSETAGKPFIWRPAVYMFFIILFTFIAFLRNDRKALLLPIAVLLNIGTVFIALPAQDFRYLYSNSLVFFIAFLFALVSYRNDGNTLSQKR
- a CDS encoding efflux RND transporter periplasmic adaptor subunit; this translates as MKRWKRYIFLVIVLCICANFYMLFHEHSKIPKSVYVNERTKPEKTTIKETVRTGGFTAPAERKFVYYDPQLGVIDEILVAKGQEVQAGTPLIRYADADIDREIQRIALKKEQLHAQIEQLAKDIDHYTTLSSSDEEEDSMKIQWEEKAREAEREKTLLEWKIKEYEEQQNELTEKKDELVVESKTAGIIEEISYDKSKPLITIASPSAIVRGKAKEGTIEKLAIGQAAVVRVPNEKESFAGTIADIGKIPVKEASFQEKSEYPFTVQLNEQPKQLPFGYHVNITVVTKEKSGAITIPAEAVWREKTKSFVYVIHNGKLEKRKVTLGIAHGEKQEIEQGLRENEYIVSHPAKQMKRGMDVIVPLDLEKPTKETIKQLSKWDIVKHFLDGFFRSFHS
- a CDS encoding STAS domain-containing protein → MEYSLHESDEYLEVKLVGDLDIDGTEIIEEELIPHLEKYRMVNLNFAGIQFVDSTGMGLLMNMVQRLKEKGIKVTISDVQQDVMNVFEILQLPEILGEEVFV
- a CDS encoding FapA family protein translates to MQSIVAKGKDINEAIELGLKLLGTEKEKVSIEIIQTETKGFLGIGAKPAIVKLTKLEAAEAQQAPDKNDVIEQAVSEINMEEVAVLSGFLPEREHEGEHQIGTKEPDALVGKAWVKNGALFCKTSPTHFPTVTIGEGVKLYRNHELVKEKTTIVTENDVYEIKVENEKKDTKWKVWMDEKKLKVFLYVEPGYKITRKLPDIEPSQHIELVVEEYKEVYNTLSYADVMQKLESLQVAHQFIRQEQIVKALEAKEPGTYEIAAGVSAKDGKNGWIELNVDLQSHNGPIANEDGKVDYREIRTIPSVDRGQVIATIHPPVPGQPGVTVTNEPIPPEPAYPVVLQAGRGIMEVDGKIVATESGRPQVKQKGRLVKVSVMPKLTHPGNVDLSSGNIRFTGDVEIFGEVEKNMVVEAKGDIIVHQTVNMASLIASGAIVSYSNIISSEISAGKHNMLVAELGNLLGIIQQNMEKMIGVIRQLLQSPAFKSNDFSRGGLQPLIRILLEKKFQSFPPFVKKYVEMVRNGENDLEDDGWKEIADSLTKLFLSLTNEVISLEWMIQLSQKMKELHKASVSPAEPDSYISIPSALNSRIYCGGDVFVTGKGGCINTKIHAGGALKINGIVRGGEVYGGLGAEINETGSERGISTVIAVPRDQKIRINKAMEGTVLKIGNAKYTLKETRHYVSARLDQDDRIVFE
- a CDS encoding PP2C family protein-serine/threonine phosphatase; the encoded protein is MYKYRPTFTQRERVIDNQQIMDNMDKTLQREINLARNIQMQLLNGKTPEFEGGEVIGSSLPARLIGGDYYDFYPLVNGKIRIVVGDVMGKGIPAAMLMILTRDAFRRVAEITDSPAETLTSMNQALYEDLRTLKSFVTLICADYDPKTGIFTYASAGHHLPLYINGRDKTIKELPKVSGIMLGGLPDQVYKEMSIQLDEQDIIFFYTDGIVEAQNKDGEQYKLERLVQTLLENHEKSVGEIERSVMDSIHQFTQGVPQKDDITMVLLKVSRQKNGY
- a CDS encoding STAS domain-containing protein, with translation MSLTVNKKVKGKTLILKVKGVLDISTVHVIASYLKEIDHIETLIFDLSDLELIDSTGIGTILNAIYLSQEKHFKLKLQGMDELTDNVFETVGLYQILEAMQGEVN
- a CDS encoding ATP-binding protein, encoding MEKHCRLAVAITGSGKGIGKYLLSLMTQPPGAFVDKIPIMPPPGILRGVLPLRRLIDKFKDVDKKSGFLAPSLPTDLSYSELSFMTKRGFLGKKLSQYLGCNKDEGDFLFYLSLSKPSFTNPDSENKGECILYLSELMLKWSEQKQDIPYQIKRLDVRPDIQNAMLKAYDMFKDELFSSSDAAEEQEIDACCCGGQWEVYRDVMFAATQGKFLLLTEEEVSKYKEGIVLCEGRVKDRSDIPICRNLAKEKLESEGLSQPTIMRWLLVLSEAITNAIKHAEEGTMTILKDEKNNEIRFVIEDKGPGFALKDLPKKTLLAGYSTKKSLGQGFTLMMTIAKRVLLFTSPKGSVLILSFDIHKKNRDQLGNAG